From one Gracilibacillus salinarum genomic stretch:
- a CDS encoding tartrate dehydrogenase, translated as MVTHDIAVIPGDGIGKEVVPVSLDLLNVLADIHGGITFQFTEYPWGCDYHLAHGQMMPKNGMEQLKQHEQIFLGAVGDQNLVPDHISLWGLLIKIRRECEQVINLRPVKYLEGVSSPLANPNDFDFMVVRENSEGEYSEIGGTMHSGPDEVAVQNAIFTRKAVERTIRYACALAEERNQKVTSATKSNGIVYSMPFWDKILAEVGEDYPKVEKQSQHIDALSAFLVTKPSSFDVIVGSNLFGDILTDIGAAIMGSIGIAPAANINLDGKYPSMFEPVHGSAPDIAGKGIANPIGQLWSAKMMLDHIDYPELASLLFDAMANTIASGIKTPDLGGKHSTEEVVDEIHKRLLANA; from the coding sequence ATGGTTACACATGATATTGCTGTCATTCCTGGCGATGGAATCGGAAAAGAGGTAGTCCCGGTATCACTGGATTTGTTAAATGTATTAGCGGATATCCATGGTGGTATTACCTTTCAGTTTACGGAATATCCATGGGGGTGTGATTATCATCTAGCACATGGACAAATGATGCCTAAGAACGGTATGGAACAATTAAAACAGCACGAGCAGATTTTTTTAGGTGCAGTAGGTGATCAAAATCTCGTTCCAGACCATATCTCTTTATGGGGATTATTAATAAAAATCAGGCGCGAGTGTGAACAGGTAATAAATTTACGTCCAGTAAAATATCTCGAAGGTGTATCATCTCCCCTAGCCAATCCGAATGATTTTGATTTTATGGTTGTTCGTGAAAATAGTGAGGGTGAATACAGTGAGATCGGAGGGACCATGCACAGCGGTCCCGATGAAGTAGCCGTTCAAAATGCAATATTCACCAGGAAAGCAGTAGAACGGACGATCAGATATGCATGTGCCCTGGCTGAAGAGCGAAATCAAAAAGTGACAAGTGCCACCAAATCTAACGGAATCGTTTATAGTATGCCTTTTTGGGATAAAATCCTTGCGGAAGTAGGAGAAGATTATCCAAAGGTTGAAAAGCAGTCACAGCATATTGATGCATTGTCGGCCTTCTTAGTAACAAAACCGAGCAGCTTTGATGTGATTGTTGGCAGTAATTTATTTGGAGATATATTGACAGATATCGGAGCAGCGATAATGGGAAGTATAGGGATTGCACCGGCAGCAAACATTAATCTGGACGGGAAATATCCTTCCATGTTTGAGCCGGTCCATGGCTCAGCTCCTGATATTGCAGGGAAAGGGATTGCAAATCCAATCGGGCAACTGTGGTCGGCAAAGATGATGCTCGATCATATTGATTATCCGGAACTCGCCTCTTTATTATTCGACGCTATGGCAAACACCATTGCATCGGGAATTAAAACGCCTGATTTAGGTGGGAAGCACAGCACAGAAGAAGTGGTAGATGAAATACACAAAAGACTATTGGCAAATGCATGA
- a CDS encoding NAD-dependent succinate-semialdehyde dehydrogenase → MNGLNYINGEWIGQELEQKNIYNPANGEVVGTIPIAGVKETSVAIDAAAASFKSWSETTVYERNRLLKDWAKLIIDQKEEIARVMTLEMGKPLAESRGEIDYALSYIDWYAEEAKRIYGEVIPSHKPNNRMQVWKKPVGVVAAITPWNFPAAMLTRKMAPAFAAGCTVVVKPSGETPLTAIKLVELCHQAGFPTGVVNIVTGSSTEIGGELMGNAKVKKVTFTGSTAVGKKLMEQGAKQLKRLSLELGGHAPIVILDDADIDKAVEGTMASKFRNAGQTCVCGNRIYVQEGIYEAFIERFAEKVKGMKLGNGLNSETDIGPLINQAAVEKVEEHVTDAVSKGARVVVGGNRDASAGDNYYAPTVLKDVNANMIVMKEETFGPVAPIQKVRTDEEAIQLANDTPYGLAAYVFTENLSRGMRLIGSLDYGVVGWNEGIVSAAQAPFGGMKESGVGREGGHQGIEDFLEKQYVSIGI, encoded by the coding sequence ATGAATGGATTAAATTATATAAACGGCGAATGGATCGGTCAAGAACTCGAACAGAAGAATATTTACAATCCTGCTAATGGAGAAGTCGTTGGAACTATACCAATAGCGGGTGTGAAAGAAACAAGTGTAGCGATTGACGCAGCTGCAGCATCTTTTAAAAGCTGGTCCGAAACGACTGTGTATGAGCGAAATCGATTACTGAAGGATTGGGCAAAGCTGATTATCGATCAAAAAGAAGAGATTGCCAGAGTTATGACATTAGAAATGGGTAAACCATTAGCAGAATCTCGCGGTGAGATCGATTATGCGTTGTCTTATATTGACTGGTATGCAGAAGAGGCAAAGCGAATTTACGGAGAAGTGATTCCTTCTCATAAGCCCAATAATAGAATGCAAGTTTGGAAGAAACCGGTTGGTGTTGTTGCAGCCATTACCCCGTGGAACTTCCCGGCTGCCATGCTGACAAGAAAGATGGCTCCGGCTTTTGCTGCTGGATGTACTGTCGTTGTAAAGCCATCCGGAGAAACACCCTTAACCGCAATCAAATTAGTTGAACTTTGTCATCAGGCGGGTTTTCCAACCGGTGTTGTCAATATTGTTACCGGTTCATCCACTGAAATTGGTGGAGAGCTGATGGGTAATGCCAAAGTGAAGAAAGTGACATTTACCGGTTCCACTGCCGTAGGAAAAAAATTGATGGAGCAAGGTGCCAAGCAGTTGAAGCGATTATCGCTAGAGCTTGGAGGGCATGCTCCTATCGTTATTTTAGATGATGCAGATATCGATAAAGCAGTGGAAGGAACGATGGCGTCGAAGTTCAGGAATGCCGGGCAGACATGTGTTTGCGGGAATAGAATCTATGTGCAAGAAGGAATCTATGAAGCTTTTATCGAACGTTTTGCCGAAAAAGTAAAAGGTATGAAGCTCGGAAATGGATTGAATAGTGAGACAGATATTGGCCCATTAATTAATCAGGCGGCAGTTGAAAAAGTAGAAGAGCATGTTACCGATGCGGTGTCGAAAGGGGCTAGAGTAGTGGTTGGTGGTAACCGGGATGCTTCGGCAGGTGACAATTATTATGCACCAACCGTTTTGAAAGATGTTAATGCTAACATGATCGTCATGAAGGAAGAAACATTTGGTCCAGTTGCTCCAATTCAAAAGGTGAGAACAGATGAGGAAGCCATACAATTAGCAAATGATACGCCTTATGGATTAGCAGCATATGTGTTTACCGAAAACTTAAGCAGAGGTATGAGGCTGATCGGGAGCCTTGATTACGGTGTGGTCGGCTGGAATGAAGGGATTGTCTCTGCTGCACAAGCTCCTTTTGGGGGAATGAAGGAAAGTGGAGTTGGCAGAGAAGGTGGCCATCAAGGGATTGAAGACTTCTTGGAAAAGCAATATGTATCGATTGGTATATGA
- a CDS encoding peptidase — MDLSQQIKACIDGKREHYTTLLQRMVQQPSTVGNEQGVQTIVAEKLHELGLEVDVWEPDYQTLSQNPFFNSTRKSFKGSPNVVGVLPGTGGGHSIMLNGHIDVVPAGDLDPWDDDPFSGTVKDGKLFGRGATDMKGGNLALIIAMETIKEMNLTLKGDIVFCSVIEEESGGSGTLSVIEKGYNADVALIPEPSQMKIFPKQQGSNWFRLKVKGISAHGGTRYEGVSAIDKGVIVYQTLLELEKKRNDRITDPLYADNPIPIPLNVGSFKGGYFPSAVPDLVEIEGRYGIAPGETIEEARQEFEDTLANLADKDPWFQKHPVEVEWFGLRLPPGDCPLNHAFMDVLKGTYTSIKKEEPVIAGSTWGTDGGLLTQAGNIPSVIFGPGTTSMAHFANEYIELDNIFETAEIITHAIIEWCNKDK; from the coding sequence TTGGATTTGTCTCAACAAATTAAAGCGTGTATTGATGGCAAACGAGAGCATTATACCACCCTGCTTCAACGAATGGTACAACAGCCCAGTACAGTAGGAAATGAACAAGGCGTGCAGACTATTGTCGCCGAAAAGTTACATGAATTAGGTTTAGAGGTTGATGTTTGGGAACCAGATTATCAGACACTTTCTCAAAATCCTTTTTTTAATTCCACTCGAAAAAGCTTTAAAGGAAGCCCGAATGTCGTTGGTGTATTACCTGGAACAGGAGGCGGTCATTCGATTATGTTGAATGGCCATATTGATGTCGTACCAGCTGGTGATTTGGATCCTTGGGATGATGATCCGTTTTCAGGAACGGTGAAAGATGGCAAATTATTTGGCCGTGGTGCTACCGATATGAAAGGGGGAAACCTGGCTTTAATTATAGCGATGGAAACAATAAAAGAAATGAATCTGACATTAAAGGGAGATATCGTTTTTTGTAGTGTGATTGAGGAAGAGTCTGGTGGCTCTGGAACGCTCTCTGTTATTGAAAAAGGATACAACGCAGACGTTGCATTAATTCCGGAACCAAGCCAAATGAAAATTTTCCCTAAGCAACAAGGTTCGAATTGGTTTCGACTTAAGGTCAAGGGGATATCAGCGCATGGTGGTACGAGATATGAGGGAGTAAGTGCAATTGATAAAGGAGTAATTGTCTATCAGACACTTCTGGAATTAGAAAAAAAACGAAATGATCGTATCACAGATCCTTTGTATGCAGACAATCCAATTCCAATTCCTTTAAATGTTGGCAGTTTTAAAGGTGGATACTTCCCTTCAGCAGTACCTGATCTTGTAGAAATAGAGGGCAGGTATGGCATTGCTCCAGGAGAAACAATTGAAGAGGCGCGGCAAGAATTTGAAGATACTTTGGCCAATTTAGCAGATAAAGATCCGTGGTTTCAGAAGCATCCTGTTGAGGTGGAATGGTTTGGCTTACGTCTTCCTCCTGGTGACTGCCCTTTAAATCATGCCTTTATGGACGTTCTTAAGGGAACTTATACATCGATAAAAAAGGAAGAACCGGTCATCGCTGGTTCAACATGGGGAACGGATGGCGGACTGTTGACACAGGCAGGTAATATCCCGAGTGTTATTTTTGGACCGGGAACAACCAGTATGGCACACTTTGCAAATGAATATATTGAACTTGATAATATCTTTGAAACGGCTGAAATTATTACTCATGCAATCATTGAATGGTGTAATAAGGACAAATGA